The nucleotide window aataattcaaaaagataaccaatactcaaataattaaaagatgcattaaagaacaaaaataaatctcacaatcattgtagttccatggtttcagatcccttcaaccaagataaattattcagccactgtagaccatgtttttctctctaattcccTAAGTACAATGGTTtttattctcaaataaaaataagagtatatatattatcttcctactaaaaatctggaaattgaaagtcaatcttaatctcctaatccaatcaagcaaagtgatacatatcttcctaaaaagaaagcaaaagatatgtatctttaatgtatatctttcctccaaaaatatttttccttatctagctcaattaatcctcttttccagctggtgattatccctttcctAGGAAGccaatcttaatattttatggactcttgtagctgatctgggcgttcagatctgttttctgaattctgctctcatctttcacgtgcccacgcctagtctgcattacggaaattccagattaatagatctattccagtttttcatctttttgggccaacttattccaaaattgctcaaagcttcctaaatgcaaaaagataagtaattccattagattaaattaaatttccacacaacataagggaattataaatcaaaataatcacaattaatGGCGTTATCACTGCCCATCCCTTTTGTCTTCTATAAGAAAGTCCAGAAGTTGAACATAAGAACAGACGAACAGAGAATCGTGATAGCGACATTGCTCCAAAGCCATGATGTTCCTTAGAATGGTGTCTGTCTCGTGGAAAACGCTTAGTTCTGGCATTCTCAGCTCGCCTTGCTTAAATTCTATCTCGAGTGGGCATCTCTCTTTAGAAGCACATCTGAATTTCACTCCTGATTCTTGTAGCTTTGTGGCACAAGGTAAGTGGCGAAAAGTTGACTCCTTTCTTTCGAAATCTCCCACTAGAGCGGCTCTTTGCATATCGGTGAAATGTTCGAACCCATTTTTGAGCTTCTCTTCCTTGGGATCATCTGGAAAAAACATCTGATCACTGAAGAAGTTTAAACAAAGTTTCCTGAAGGACTCGCCATCGGGGACTAATAAACTGTATAATTTCTCGAGTAAAAAATATGGAAGTTGATTTTCCAGTAAAAGCAAGTCCAATTGTAAAGCAAACATTTCCGCtgatatatttatgaaaaagtCACTTTCATGTTCTCCATCATTCCTCATGAAGAGCTCTATGATAAAAATAGCATCACGTAGAATCATCCCAACATACGCATCACTGTCGAGCTTGCATTCCTCTGAATAATGGCTTCGTATCTCTTGCTCTTGGCTTCTGATGAAGGCTAAGACTTCCTCACGTTTCTTGCTCGTTGGTCGTTTGAAAAACTCTCTTACGTATTTCTCTTTTTGGTCTTCCATGTCTTTGAGATCTTCTCGGTCGTGGTGAAGAGGGCCGATTGAAACTATTTGAGGAGTGTAAGCCTCTTGCTTTCCTTTACGAATGCTTTTGGGGACTCTAAAAATACAAAACCGATCAGGATTGGGCTCCGAGTCTTCCGTCATGTCGATCGTGCAATCTCTGTGCACATCTTCACTGGACTTTATGTTAATCGAAGAACTCATCTCACTGTCCAAATTGTCTTACGTCCTATAGTTAAAAACATAACAGCCAATGATAAAATTGAACCTCAATCGGAGACTCAAAAACTCTCTTAGACCTTCAAAAGTCTAGACACCAACTAGATATAGACCCCCAAAATATAtagcataatatatatatatatatatatatatatatatatatcttgaaATTAATACCGTGCATCTTGTAGGAATTAATCCGACCAATTACTCATGAACAAATTAAGAACATGAATAAGTAGAGTAATTTGAACCTGAGTATTTTGGTCggaaaataagaaataagaGCACTGTGGTTGAGAGCAGCAGCTTCCCGAGATCCTCCTCTCCAATATGCCTAGGAAGGAATATCAAAATAACTCAATGtttctgtttttccttttttttttttttaaatttccccCTCCTCTTTTTTCCTACCtactttctttcttctcttccgTCGCTctgagcctttttctttctctcagtCTTTCTTGATTCTCCGCTGCCACAAAGGCCTAACGTAGCGGGCAGATCTCTGGCAATCCGGGACCAGCCTCGCTCCGGTAAGTATCAtacttcataaattttttaaaggtaaaaaaagttattttaagataattgacaaattttgttttttgaccAGATTAAACATAATACAGTTTAGATTCGTATATTCAAGACTGACAggtgttttttaatttcaaataattttgcgTATCAGtataaaaatcctaaaatcaaataaacatttgattaattttgggtggatgaaaatgaataaatgataagaatatatcataaaaatgacTAAACAAGTGGAATTGATGGgatatatttatcataaaaatgaataaatgatgaaaataaatagCTTATATATGTAGCTATTCATGTACAACTTAAAggaatatttttatcctttttatatGCTTATAATGGGATGACTTTTCAAATCTGGCAACTATTAAGAAATCATTTCAGGCTCAGGTGTAGGCATTAAAGAGTAAAGAGTAAAGAACCTTCGTACAATCTCTAAAGGCAATGAACTAATAGAATCTAAAAAAACTTCTTCATTCATCCTCTGGGAATAATTCCTTATAGAACTCATTATCCAACTCATCAAAGAATGTTGTCCAGTCGTCTCTATGACTATTAGCAGGGTCTTCATCTGCACTTGAATTTGTATCAGTTTAAGTCTTGCTTACACTGCCATTATCAATTGTCGTTTGGTAAGAGGATTGTACTTGTTCTTTATCCTCTGCAAATAGCTCCCTATAAACTCATCGTCATTAAAGGAAACACTTGAACCTGTAGCAGTTTCAGACTTGCTTCTACAACCATCACCAACTACATGGAAAGAAGATTGTATTTGTTCTTCTTCGTTAAAAAGATCTACAAGGTCAACACAGTCAAAATCATTAGTCACACCAGGAAAAATCACTTCTACAAGAGATAAATTTGCTGCATTGTCTTCAATTACATCATTATCATTCATAGGTGTTGTGGCTTCCGATTCCACTTGTTCTTGATAATTTTGTGACttgaaaaatttgttagacCCAAGATTCTCATCAAAATGTTCAATTTCATGCAACTTCCTCCTTTTTTCCAAACCCCTTTTCTTTGCGGTCGATCTTTCTTTCGAATTCGACAGAGTACATATTCATCATGGCCCAATAAAGAATATTCATACATTATCCACCCTCCGTCATGTTCAAACCCTTTATGTTCGTATCTATATCTTTTTTTGGACCCGATTACGTTCCCATTAGTTCGAATTTCCTTAGCTGCATCCTCACCCTTGATGTTGAAATCGCAATCCTTGATGTTGAAATAACTGAACAATGATAAACCACCAAAAATCTTGTGGTGCAAGTAATGACCAATTAGTTCATCATCTTTTGGACGAAACTTTAAGCTGGGAAAAATTGTACTGAAGTTTTCTGGGAATTGCATGGAAGCTATGGAATCAAGATACGAAGGAAAGGATCGGATGGGGAGAACGGAAGAAGGCTGCAGGTGCTGGATGAGGAAAATTGAAAGCAGCATTTTCTGGGGAGAGAAGAGATTCAAAAAGGACAGCAGGATGCAGAAGGGAACTAATATTAGATGGAAGAGGAATCCCAATGGCCGCACGGAAAGCAACTGTAAAAGTCACTGCCATTGGCTTGCACAAAGAAGGAAAGGAGGCAGAAAGACTGAAACTAGATGTCAAAAACTGCTCTGCTGGAAAGGGCTTCCACTGCGGCTATCAAAACACAAAGAGAGAGGAATTGAGTTTCTCGAGAAAACGAAGCAGGGCTTTGCATGTGAGATTGAGTGAGTAACAGTGGCAGCTTGAATGGAATTTATAGAAAACGATTTCAGAAGGAAACTTGGAGAAGTGGGTATTAAACTTTCCTATTTGGCTTTACAAATATTTTGCTTATTTACAGGAAATTAAAACAGGAAAGAAATCTGAGTATACCTGGAGAATCTTGATTGCGAATCTGAAATCGGCGGGAACTTAAAACAGGAAACTTTCTATTTCTTGCTCttatttattagtattatcCCGATTTTGTTGGCCTGCTAGATGACAGATGTTCTCATATTTCTTTTCTGTATTTCTTGTGCCTTTGATGcaaattttattgttcttcATGCAAggagtttcttttcttttggaaACATGACTACCATTGTGACGGAGCATGCAGAGAGCTTAATTTCCGGGTACCACTTTTGGAACAGAACTCAAAGGAGCTCTTCATTTTGCTCAGCCATTTGCTCTTCAGGATTCTGTTGTTGGCTTGAAGAAATAGGAAAATTTTATACGAAATAAACACTCCACAGATTTGACATAATAAATCCTCGCTTACTGTAAATTACATGTCGGTAAATTGAATGACAGAACTTTGATTATTGGCCATTGGTTGAACCAGTATGCTTATAATATGTCAACAAATGGTATTTGGGTATCAGAGCACCCAAATTCCTATTACACTATTTGGCAACCACTTTGCAAGGGAGAGAACAGTGATTAAAATGAGTTTGCTAattctgaaatatttttgtaaatgcTTTCTGTGTTGCCAATTAACTTGGAGCCATAAATTTAATCATACAATGCTATATATTGGAAgcaaaaagtaaacaaaaactacaaaactttcgtaaaatatatttaatcaaatgaataaaattgaatcTTTACACTTGAACAGTATTCTTACAATATATTTCAGTAActaaaatgacataaaatctGATATTAGAAGCTTTGTACAATCTCCAAAGGCAATGAGCTTATCAGCTGTCCAGCCAAACTCATAAAATCAAAAAGATCTTCTTCATCCTTTACGAATAACTCCTTATAAAACTCATTTTCTAACTCATCGAAGAATGTTGGCCAGTCTTCTCCATTACTATTAGCAGGGTCTTCATCTACAGTTGAATTTGTATCATTTTCAATCTTGCTTACACTGTCATCATCAACTGTCATTTGGGAAGAGGATTGTACTTGTTCTTCATTCTCTAGGAATAGCTCCTTATAAAACTCTTCATTATTCAACTCAACATTTTCCAAATCATCTCCGCTTCTTTTAGAATCATTGCTTGCATCATAACATTTACCTCTATAGAATGGCATTCGAGAATTGGTTGCAAATAATGTTGTGGAGCTGCAGTATATCAACACTGAGGAGCAACCAGCAGTACTCTCACAAAAGCTATAATTGAAGCCAAATGATGGGTGTTGAAGCCCTTCCTTGAATTAAAGGGGGGAAATGTTGGATATTATTCAAGTGGTTTTTATTTACTGTTACTGTGATTTTTGATTTAGTATTTGTTGGATGTTAgttcttaattaattaaggtAGAATAAGTCCAAGTAACGAGTTGTTTACTAAGTGTTTGTCAGAAAAATTAGGAAATTATGGATACGTCATGTAACAACCAGGTGGAGAATCTctatttaaactcttaattatGGGCTAAGTTGAAtcatcttcaattaaaaaaaattactaaaatccCTACTTCCAAGTTTTACACTCCCGTACGATAAACTGGACCTTCTTCTGTTATGGACTTCCTTGTACTAAGTTGCATGGTTTATCAGTAGAACTTTTTGCTCTGGTATTGTATTGAAGAAGAGTATTCACTCGtcttttaatattgtttttgtgGCCAGGAGGGAAAGAGAAGAAATCCAAGGCTTAGTCATATTTTTCTTAGTGGAACAAATGTAGATTGACCGACATGTTAAAGATCTgcaaaacctaatttttcttAGTGGAAACAATAAGAACTGACAAGAAGCTAGATAGCCTTATTTTGTGATcttgtcattttaattattgaactaaaaatgtaaacaaacacatattattattaagacaAGATGCTTGAAACTTAAAATTACTCTAATACAAGTAGATTTTGGATCTAACATATACAAGTATCACTTAAATTGTACGATTTGCCAGATAGAACATAAGGTTTGCACGATAGTAAGACGCAAGAGTATTAATGCTGCGAAACCTGCAGTGCCTCTGTTAAAATATGCTCTTCTCAGTTCTGCCTTGCCTCTGTTCCAGGGATTGTTATAATGTTTTTTGAGCTGTCTGCATATGATATGGTACGGTGATGGTTGTCTTGCAACTACAAGTTGATTAAGTTTGTTAAACATTATTGCCACTGAAGCATTGTCTCCCATATAATTGGAAATAATTCCATTTTTAACGAGCAAATCCACATCCTCTTTAGTATTGATAAGATAGTTCAACAGTTCAACATAACTGCAAAATTGAGCATCGTGTGGATAAAGACACTGCTCCAAAGCAATCATGTTTAAGAATAGACATTCAGTCTCGTCAGATACTAGTAGTTGTGGTATCTGCAACGCATGGATGTTTAAAAATGGGATCAGATACCTTTCAATTCTTATATCAATTAAGCTCTCTTCTTCAGGTATACACTTAAACTTTATCCCTGAGTCATGTAGCTTTGTTGCACAAGGTAAATCATTAACCACTATTTTATCTGATATTGGGTGGCATTGGAGTCGACTAATTCTTCTCCAATCTGTGAAATGTTTAACTCCCAAATTGGGGGTTAAAGGACAAAATTTTACATCCATAAAATGGCCAAAGAAATCAACAGCAAGGTCCATGAAGGTAGGTACGTCAAGGCCAGAAAAGGCCAACTTGTAAATTTCATCAAGGACAAAATATGGAagttgattttcaaataattgcaaGTCGGTCCCTAAACTATAGCTTACTGGCACTGTATCTAGTAATATGTCACTTCTATTTTCAATTCTCCCTCTTAAGAAGATCTCTATGATGAAGATAGAATCATATAAAATCATCCTAACAAACTCAAGACTCTCAAGTGGAGATATTTCTGTATAACAAGTacgaatttcattttcattgtttttgatgaaacttaTAGTCTCATCTATTTTCTCTGTTGTTGTTCGTTGAAAAAACCTTTTCACAtactgtttcttttttttttccatgtcaGCTAATTCTGGTTTGCCATAGTGGAGAGGACCAATTGAAATTAACTGAGGAGTGTAGAGTTTTTCATTTACTCTACGAATCGTTACAGGCACCCTGTAAATACAGCACTGGCCAGGAACAGATCGGGACTCCAGGCTTTTATCAATTTCAATTCGCAACTCTTCGACCAGATCGTCTCGTTTAAAGGCAGCAGTCCTCTCCACGTTCATTGTTCTGAAGTCAAAGTTGGATATATAACAATAATCAATAACAATCAACTGACAATTAACCTTCAGAAGAAAATTAGGTTGCATGCATGAggtaaatattttcttttctataaaTAGCTTGCAGAATAATACACAATCTCTCATAAATCGCTTGAAAtgtacattaaattaaattatgttgatATAGTTGCCTAGGAACGAATATCAAAATAACGTAatatttctgttttatttttaagtttctcCTCCTCTTTTTTTCCTGCCTACTTTCCTTCTTCTCTTTGATCTCTAGCAATCTAGGGCCATCCTCGCTCCGGTAAATATCATACTTATTTGTTAATAAGGATTAGAtctgtaatttgttttttatatttattttgttattttctttaaaaatatattatagagatattttatatttattttatatatttatattatattttaaaaattataatttaattaattttttaatatatatatatatatatatatatatatatatatatatatatatatatatatatatatatatatatatataaatgatttcaatataataaaaaagaatgattttAAAAGGTTCTAATTATGATAGTCGAATcgtgtattaaaattttaatttttattatatattgtattatataatatattttttaataaataaaatagtaaaatattagaaaattatatttgatacgtcattattttgataaaaataaaaaatattcataacattttaaaatattttatatatacccTTATTGcactatcattttctctaaaaaatgtattgatttgtatcgataatatatattatataaaaagatacatattatattatataatatatttattatattatattaattcaatatatcttattatatatatcattttttatatatattatatcgtattataaaatattgataattatgattgaaattataatataaataaaatcaattttttttaatttgatttaatttattttaaaaaaaatttaaatatttttttaatttgatttataaaatctCTCTAAACgcatcaaatcaaatcaatattacttttaacgataaaatttcaatttcatcatagaatgattattttaagaGACGAAATCCAAAAACTTAGGATTCATTTTTTGAAGTAATTTTAGTTTCgtctcaaaatgataattttatggataaaattttaatttcattctaaaataattacttttagggataaaattccaattttttCCTAAAATGATTATTTGAGGGGACGATTTAAAACATAGGATATcacaaaaaaattgtatatgctcatatgtataatataaagCTGTTGCATGTGGCCTGTAACAAGTTTCAAGAAAGGCTATCCATGTGGCATTTGATTTTTGGCCAAAACGCTATtttgaactcaagttttaactcaatctaAAAACTACACTAATGAcagaaaaaaatctaaacatttatCCACCttaaacttttgttaaaattgtcattaaatatagggataaaactgttatttaatgataatattgaaaaatatataattttatcttatttctttcctcagattttgaaaattcatattcACTTCAaaccttaactttgaaaaagtgacttttttttttcaaatccctaggttttttcttcaccccttCCTTTAGCTGTCACTAAACGCCTTGAACTTTGTTGGACGACAAGTGTCGTTCATTCTTGTCATCCAGATCTAAATGACGCTCATCACTCATGTTTAAACGATAAAGCGTCATCCTTGGACGATAGTCGTTGTCTAGAGATTGTCTTTTGGATGACAATGATATCTTCGTCCACCGCAAGGGCCACTGTTTGCCAAAGGAATTAGtcaaattttaggtttgatatcctaagggggaaaagtgaatttttcaaaatttaattctaaaaaaaaattgttagtttttcaaaccaaagggaaaaaatgagatataattttaattattttaatattattaataaaataataattttactacttaaccctaacagaaaatttaCGGGTGTGTCCTAACAAACTAAAACTTAGatgagtattaaaatttttcatttaacgcaaatatatatttgtcatttcaccaaaacttgggtgggaaatagtcctttggccttgatcTTTCATCTTAGAATTTAGACAAACTTCACAAATTACCTATTATGTATAAGCCAAAGTGTTTGTGCACCTAAATAGTTGAGGGGTCGAGATGGCCTTCCAGTTCCAGAGAGCTTCCTTCTTCTCAGATATCAAAGGTTGCagagatttattattatttgtggttttttttattaagtaaataattttttcatagttCACAAACATGAAAGAGATTTGATCCTGCGTCTTCTATTTAAAAGTTTCCTCTTTGATAATgtcttttgtctcttcttcctCGGCGTAAGGGATTAAAAGATGCTAATTCCTTTTTTTAAGCTGTTCAACTATCAAAGGAATAAGAATGAACTTCAAGAATCCATATCCCTCTTCATAAATTATTTGCAAAGAATAACTTGAAAACGAGCAAAGAGCATTCattaattgataattatgtATCTTTCTAATCATGCACAGCTTCCTTTAttataagggaaattataaaaactaggcaaaattaaaggggtctaagcgaaattgcccaaaaaattcaggtttaagcaaaaatgcccaggttttgtgaaatgacgaaactgcccccatatataaacacagcaaattttcactgtgcaattcaaagaaaattcgaattttttccacatcccacggcgaacgtcatttccgccgattttcttgctttccggcaaccgaaaatggaaaataatgttatcacatctcccgtaatcttgtttggatcaagttattgctcatatttttgagatttgattgagatttttcggtttgaaattttagggtttacagtttaaacaatgcttaaaatgttttgtttattggttgtttttgttgaattaattgaggggttttgtgttatacaacgtgtagattcgatttatgtgaaaatcggaggctgaaacgaccaaaatttggccgaaaatgactgccgaagagatcggcagtccgatgTGGGAACAATGGTTCCTACGTCAAAATCatgcatcccacgttcagccaaatttaggggggtaaattagctttttaaaactattgggGAGTCGTGGGAGActccttagcccacgtcgggtttttttgaaatttgtcacaTCAACGTGAGTTTGgcaaaattacgaaaatgtccctatatataaacacagccaaATTTCTTATTTCCCATGTTAATATTTgcgaatttactgtgcatttcttccaaatttcaaaacttttcacgtcaccacgttcatcccacgaCCGATcagatttccgtcgattttcttgattttcggCATCCGCAAATGGCaaaaaaggttagtatatctctcgtaatcttgtttggatcaagttattgctcatattattgagatttgattgagatttttcggtttgaaattttagggtttacggtttgaacaatgcttaaaatgttttgattcttggttgtttttgttaaattaattgaagggttttgtgttatacaacgtgtagattcgatttatgtgaaaatcagaggctgaaacgaccaaaatttggccgaaaatgactgccgaagagatcggaaagtccgacgtgggaacaatgtttcccacgtcaaaatcgtgCATCCCACGTTCAACCAAGATTGGCTGTTTTTAGGGGGGTaaagtagcttttttaaaatattgggaagccGGTgaaattccttagaacacagtgGACCTGTTTAGAGTTggagttttcatgagggggtaaattgagaattttcttatctaggatTTTTGattgtgtagttttcgaattttatatccgttttttctgttctagggtttttcaacttttagaattcgaatttcaattccgtttttttccaatttcactgttttacgagatatggactcgtatttctcagatttccgaaggatttttcgattattcctattttagggtttttcaacttttagaattcgaatttcaattccattttttcggatttcaccgttttacgagatatggactcttatttttcagatttccgaaggatttttcgattgttgccattctagggtatttcaacttttagaattcgaatttcagttccattttttcgaatttaaccattttacgagatatggactcgtattttccagattttcgaaggattttttgatagttaccattctagagtttttcaacttttagtattcgaatttcaattccgttttttcgaattttactgttttacgataCATCGACTcgcatttttcagatttccaaaggatttttcgattgttgccattctatactatttcaacttttagaatttgaatttcagttccattttttcgaatttaaccgttttacgagatatggactcctattttccagatttctaaaggatttttcgattgtggccattctagagtttttcaacttttagaattcgaatttcaattacgtttttttcgaatttcaccgttttacgatatatcgactcgtatttttcatatttacaaagaatttttcgattgttgccattctagggtttttcaacttttagaattcgaatttcaattccgttttttccaatttcaccgttttacgagatatggactcgtatttttcagattttcgaaggattttttgattgttcccattctagggtttttcaacttttagaattcgaattttaatttcgttttttcagatttcaccgttttcgagatatggactcgtatttttcagatttctgaaggatttttcgaatgttgccattctagggtatttcaacttttagaattcgaatttcagttcattttttcaaatttaaccgttttacgagatatggactcatattttccagatttctgaaggatttttcgattgttgccattctagagtttttcaacgtttaggatttgaatttgaatttcgttttttcaaatttcaccattttacgagatatcgattcgtatttttcatatttacgaagaatttttcgattcttgccattctagtgtttttcaacttttagaattcgaatttcaattccgtttattccaatttcaccgttttacgagatatggactcgtatttttcagattttcgaaggattttttgattgttcccattctagggtttttcaacttttagaattcgaattttaatttcgttttttcagatttcaccgttttcgagatatggactcgtatttttcagatttctgaaggatttttcgaatgttgccattctagggtatttcaacttttagaattcgaatttcagtccattttttcaaatttaaccgttttacgagatatggactcgtattttccagatttctgaaggattttttgattgttgccattctagagtttttcaacgtttaggatttgaatttgaatttcgttttttcaaatttcaccattttacgagatatcgattcgtatttttcagatttctgaaatattttttgattgttcccattctagggtttttcaacttttagaattcgaatttcaattccgttttttcaaatttcactgttttacgagatatgaactcatatttttcagattttcgaatgatttttcgattgttgccattctagggtttttcaacttttagaattcgaattttaatttcgttttttcagatttcaccgttttcgagatatggactcgtatttttcagatttctgaaggatttttcgaatgttgccattctagggtatttcaacttttagaattcgaatttcagtccattttttcaaatttaaccgttttacgagatatggactcgtattttccagatttctgaaggatttttcgattgttgccattctagagtttttcaacgtttaggatttgaatttgaatttcgttttttcaaatttcaccattttacgagatatcgattcgtatttttcagatttccgaaatattttttgattgttcccattctagggtttttcaacttttagaattcgaatttcaattccgtttattccaatttcaccgttttacgagatatggactcgtatttttcagattttcgaaggattttttgattgttcccattctagggtttttcaacttttagaattcgaattttaatttcattttttcagatttcaccgttttcgagatatggactcgtatttttcagatttttgaaggatttttcgaatgttgccattctagggtatttcaacttttagaattcgaatttcagtccattttttcaaatttaaccgttttacgagatatggactcgtattttccagatttctgaaggatttttcgattgttgccattctagagtttttcaacgtttaggatttgaa belongs to Mangifera indica cultivar Alphonso chromosome 2, CATAS_Mindica_2.1, whole genome shotgun sequence and includes:
- the LOC123208729 gene encoding UPF0481 protein At3g47200-like; translated protein: MTEDSEPNPDRFCIFRVPKSIRKGKQEAYTPQIVSIGPLHHDREDLKDMEDQKEKYVREFFKRPTSKKREEVLAFIRSQEQEIRSHYSEECKLDSDAYVGMILRDAIFIIELFMRNDGEHESDFFINISAEMFALQLDLLLLENQLPYFLLEKLYSLLVPDGESFRKLCLNFFSDQMFFPDDPKEEKLKNGFEHFTDMQRAALVGDFERKESTFRHLPCATKLQESGVKFRCASKERCPLEIEFKQGELRMPELSVFHETDTILRNIMALEQCRYHDSLFVCSYVQLLDFLIEDKRDGQ